In the genome of Sulfurimonas sp., the window CATTCAATAACAAGCTCAGCTCCACGTGAGCCAAAGTCAAGCTCATTAATATTACGAGTAAAAGATAAAGAAACATTTTTTCCATATATATTGATTGTATTATCATTTACAAGTTTAGCATCAATGCCATTATGAACGCTGTCATAATTGAATAAATATTCCAACATTTCAGGTTTTGTAGTTGTATTTATTGCTACAAGCTCAATATCATCACGTCTTGCAATGATTTTTGCTACTATAATTCCTATACGTCCTGTTCCATTAATTGCTACTTTAAGTGCCATGGTCAATCCTTAAATTAAGTAACTATACAAACTAAGCATTATGCTAAACAAATAAACTTTATGTGGTGAAACTACCAAGAATAACTAATTATAAAAATATTAACTTAAAAATAACTATATAAATACAATTAATAACGAATATAATACAGAAAATACATAATATGTGACCATTATGATACTTTATTAGCATTAAGTAGAGAAAATATGAACAACAATCTTTGATATATAAGAGTTGCAAAAAGAAGAAAAAATGATTAATATTAAATAATATGCAGATAGTATTTATATAAAAGAAGGTGTAATATAAGCCGAGTTTTGTTCTGATAGCATTAATCTACTACACTTTTTACAAAGTGTCTCTAGCGAAACAAAAGCATTAGTGTTATAAAAACACCATATAAGAGGCTAACCACTTGTTTCTTGCTGCCGTGTTGGGTTTACAAGCTCTCTATGTTACCATAAAGACTGGTGGTCTCTTACACCACCTTTTCACCATCACCAAAAAGGCTGTAATATTTCTGTTGCACTTTCCCTCGACTTACGCCGGTCATCAGTTAGATGAAACACTCTCTTATAGCAGCTCGGACTTTCCTATTGGTACAAACCAATTAACTATCTATTACACCTATAAAATTTTACATTTTTTTTCCTTTTAAGTGCCTTTTTTATTACATGAACGATTGTTCATTGCGTACTTATATTATATGAACACTTGTTCTTGTTAATATAAGGTTTAATTAACACTTGTTCATATATAATTACAAAGTAAAGAACATATGTTCATATATCAAAAATCCCCTATTTTATGGAGTTTTATTAATCATGACAACAAAAGAAAAAATATTAAAAAGTTCTACAAAACTATTTTGTGAGTTTGGATACAAAGCTACAAGTGTACGCAAAATTGCAGCGGAGGTAGGTATAAAACAGAGTGCACTATATAATCACTTTAAAAATAAAGAAGAGATCTTTTTGGATGTATCTAAAAATATATTTAGTACACCCTTTTCTCTAAACGATGAAGATATAAAAGATAGTGCATTAAAAGGAAAAGCTTTTTTGACAAAGTATACTATGCAATATAAACTACTTACGTTTGATAAAAACAACGAGAATATGTTTAGACTCTTAATGATAGAGCTTTTTTCAAATAAAGAGCTTAGAGAGCAGTTTATGAGTGAATTTAACGATAAAAACATAAAAGTGCTCTCAGAGGGCTTTTTTATAATGATGCAGAACTCTTTAATAAAAGCATCTGATCCAATGCTTATGGCTCATGAGTTTCTCTCCACCCTATTCTATATAAGACTACAAGTTACGATGTTAAGATTTGATTCTAAAGCTACTGATGGATTATCAACACAGTTTGAAAAACATGTGGATTTTTTCTGGGAAAATATAAAAGCATAAGCATAATACTATTTCATATTGTTTAATATGAATAGTGTATATAAAAAAAGCAACCCCGCAAGGTTGCTATATATTAAGTATGAAAGAGCTTTATTAAGCTAAAGCTTCTAATGCATATTTTTCACCAAGCTCGTAAGCTTTTTTATTAGCTTCATGTACTTTTGGTGGTACTTTTGAAAGCATAATGTTAATTAGGTGATCTTTTTCAATTGCTTTCATCATAGTGTTAGCAATTGCTAATGCAACAACAGATTGAGTAATAACATTACCAACCTCTTCTTTTGCAATAGTAATAATTGGAATCTCATAAATATTCCAGTTTTTTCTATCTTCTTCAGTTGGAGTAATAAGGTTTGGATCAATTACGATTGTTCCACCTTTTGATACACCGTTTTTAAATAGATCAAAAGAAACTTGTGCAACTGAAAGCATAAAGTCAATTTCACCATCATTTGCATATGGGTAGTAGATCTCTTCATCATCTAAAGTAATATCAACAACTGTCGGACCACCACGAACTTGTGATGTATATGTAGCTGTCTTAAGTCCGTGACCACCAGCTTTGATTTTTGCAGCTGCAAAAATCTCACCTGCAAGAAGAACACCCTGTCCACCAACACCTGTAAATCTCATTAAAGTTCTAGCCATTGTGTTTCTCCTTATATTTTCTTAACAAAGTCATTTTGAGTAATTAAACCACGCTTACCTTGCTGTGCAGCTTTAATATCTTCATACATATCACAGTATTCACGTGCTTCTGTATCTTCTTTTAATACACCAGTAGGAAGTAAGTTTAATTGCTCTTCTTCACTTAAAGCATCATATTTTTTCTTAGCCATAGTAATAGAGTCAATCCACTCTAAGTTTTCCATAGCATTTTTCATTTGGTTTTTACGACCAAGGTTAATATGACAGTTAGAAAGTACTTCTAAGAAAGAGAAACCTTTATGCTCTAAAGCTTTAATCATAACTTTCTCTAATTTCTTAGGATCTAGCATAGTCTCACGAGCAACAAAAGATGCACCAGAAGCTATAGCTAAATTAGAAGCATCAAAAGTTGGATCGATATTACCAGCTTTTTGAGAAACTGTCCACATACCTTGAGGAGTAGTTGGAGAAGTTTGAGAATTTGTTAAACCATAGATAAAGTTATTAATAACGATTAAAGTCATATCTATATTTCTTCTACAACCGTGAATTGTATGGTTACCACCAATTGCAAGTGCATCACCATCACCAGCTACACAAACAACTAATTTGTCTGGATTAGCAAGTTTTACACCTGTTGCGAATGCTACAGTACGACCGTGAGTTGTGTGAACTGTATTGAAGTCTACATAAGAAGAGAATCTTCCTGAACAACCGATACCAGATACAACACAAACGTCATCTTGGCTTACACCAATTTTATCAACTGCACGGATGAATGCTTTTAATATAACACCATCACCACAACCCCAACACCATAGTGTCGGCATTTTTTCAAGTCTTAAATATTTATCGTAATTAAATGCCATATTAGAATACCTCTTTTACTTTATTTACAATTTCGTATGGAGAAAGTGCTCTACCGTTAACTTTATAAAGACCTTCAATATCAAGTCTTTGAGAAACTCTCTCTACCTCTTCAGTATATTGTCTAATGTTTAACTCAACACATAAAACATTTTTAACTTTGTCTGTAAAATGCTTGATTCTCTCAGCAGGTGATGGCCATAAAGTGATTGGTCTAAATAAACCAGCTTTAATACCATCAGCTCTTAAGTGACGAATCGCCTCTTTAGCTGCAAGTGAAACTGAACCGTAAGCGATGATTAATACATCGTTTTCTTCTAGATCATCACACATAAACTCTTCGTTAAGCTCTAACTCATCAGTATGAGCCATAACTTTATCTTCAAGTCTTTGAATAAGTTTTCTACAAGTCTCAATTTCCTCAGTTGGGAAACCTTTTGCATCATGGTGAAGACCAGTAAAGTGGTATCTATAACCTTTAAACATAGGGTTAAGTACAGCTGCTTCAGTTGGACCACACTCATATGGACGGTAATCTTCAGGAGCACCATCAAAAGTTTTACGAGGTACAATTCCAGCTTTTACATCTTCAGGAGTTGGTAACATTGCTTTACCATGCATGTGACCTAAAGTCTCATCAGTTAAAACAAAAACAGGTTGCATAAAACGATCTGCTAAGTTAAATGCACGTACAACTTCAGTGTAACACTCAGCTAAAGTACCTGCACATAAAGTGATTGAACGGTAGTCACCGTGAGACGGGTTTTTAGCTTGACGAACGTCACCTTGAGATACACGAGTCGGTAAACCAGTTGATGGACCACCACGCATAACGTTTACAACTACTAAAGGAACCTCTGCCATTTGAGCAAGACCTAAGTTTTCAGCTTTTAGTGAAATACCAGGACCTGAAGTTGCAGTCATAGTACGAACACCACTCATACCAGCACCGATAGCTGCTGCTACACCAGCAATCTCATCTTCCATCTGAATCGCAGCACCACCGTTCTTTGGTAAAAGATCAGAGATAGTGTGCATTACCTCAGATGATGGAGTAATTGGATACCCACCAAAAAATTCACAACCAGCATCTACAGCTGCAATAGCAGCTAAATCATTACCAGTAGATATTACTTCTCTTAATTCTGCCATTATTTCGCTCCTTGCTCAAGTGACATATAGTTGTTTGCAACAATTTTTGCCTGACGCTCTTTAGCTTCATCAGTAAGTTTTGCAAAGCTATAGCCAGCTTCTTTAAATTCTTTTTTGTCTGCTACATATATAGCGAAGTCTGGACATGTAAGTTCACACTCCATACAACCTATACATGCTTCTGGATGATCAACAGAGATCATTGCACCTAAAGTTGATGTTGATTCATATTTCATTCCAAGTACACCTGAAGGACATACTGATACACAGATGTCACACGCTTTACAGTTGTCTGTATTTACCCATACCGGTTGATCACCTGGATTTACCATCGGACTTGCTGCCATATTTTCTCCTAATTTTTAATATTAAGTCTAGTTACTAATATTTATAATTATTGACTTAACTTTGTTATCCCCAAAAGAATAACCTAATTTTTATTAAACTAACTCTATTTGTGCTACTGACGCTTCAATGTGTAACCTAAAGTTACACATAAAAGCTCACACTGTTACCTTTAGTTACTTCTTTAAAACCTCTGCTACAGCTTTTCCAATCTCAGCAGGAGAAACTACAACTTTAACACCAGCTGCTTCAAGAGCTGCCATCTTCTCTGCTGCAGTTCCAGCACCACCAGATACGATAGCACCAGCGTGACCCATACGTTTACCTTTAGGTGCTGTTTGACCAGCAATAAAAGCAACAACAGGCTTAGTAATATTTTCTTTAATAAAAGCTGCCGCTTGAATCTCAAGATCTCCACCGATTTCACCGATCATAACGATTGCTTCAGTTTCTGGATCAGCTTCAAACATTGGTAACAGTTGCTTGTATGAAAGACCGATAATTGGATCTCCACCGATACCTACAGCTGTTGTAATACCAAAACCTTCTTTACATACTTGGTTTGCACCTTCATATGTTAATGTACCAGACTTTGAAATAAGCCCTACATTACCTTTTTTGAAAATCATACCAGGCATGATTCCAATTTTACACTCTTCAGCAGTGATGATACCAGGACAGTTTGGCCCAATTGTTTTCATACCGTGTTTATTAGCATAAGCTTTTGCAGCTTGCATATCACGAACAGGAGCACCTTCTGTAATAATTACAGCTAGTTCAATTCCTGCTTCAGCAGCTTCCATTACAGCATCTGCAACAAAAACAGGCGGAACAAATATCATAGATACAGTAGCACCTGTATTTTTTACAGCATCACTTACTGTATTGAAAACCGGTTTACCTAGGTGTTCTTGACCACCTTTATTTGGTGTAACACCACCAACGATGTTAGTACCGTATGCTATACATTGCTCAGCATGGAAAGTACCCTCTTTACCTGTAAAACCTTGAACTATTACTTTTGTATCTTTGTTTACTAAAATACTCATTTAAATTATTCTCCCTTCGCTGCAGCTACTGCTTTTGCAGCACCATCAGCTAAATCAGTTGCAGCTATTACATTTGAAATATTTGCATTTTTAAGAATCTCTGCAGCTTCAGGTGCATTAGTTCCATCAAGACGAACAACAACAGGTACACGTACATCTACCATTTTAGTTGCTTCTAAAATACCATTTGCAATACGATCACATCTAACAATTCCACCAAAAATGTTTACGAAGATTGCTTTAACATTTTGGTTTTTAAGAATGATTTCAAAACCTTTAGCAACAGTCTCTGCATTAGCTTTACCACCAACATCAAGGAAGTTAGCAGGTGTACCACCCATATGGTTAATTGTATCCATAGTACCCATTGCAAGACCTGCACCGTTTACCATACAACCAATTTCACCATCAAGTGATACATATGAAAGTCCATATTGACTTGCTTCACGCTCGTCAGGATCTTCCTCTGTGATATCTCTCATATCTTCGATATCTGGGTGACGTCCAAGAGCTGAATCATCAAATCCCATCTTACCATCAAGTGCCAAGAAATCTCCTGCACCAGTTTTGATTAGAGGGTTAATTTCGATCATCTCTGCATCGTTTTCCATATATACATTATATAAAGCTGCAGCAAACTTGATAAATTTACCTTGTTCCTCTTTTGGAAGACCTAGACCAAATGCTAACTCACGACCGTGGAAACCTTGAAAACCTATAGCTGGATCAACAGCTACTTTTACGATTTTCTCAGGAGTTTCTTCAGCTACTTTTTCAATCTCCATACCACCTTCAGTAGAAGCCATAATAACAGGCATCTCTTTAGCACGATCAAGAACTACACCAAGGTAGAATTCATCTTTAATGTCAGCACCCTCTTCTATGTATACTTTATGTACCTCTTTACCTTCAGGACCTGTTTGGTGAGTTACAAGTTGCATGTGAAGAATTTCACCAGCTAACTGCTCAACTTCAGAAATAGACTTAGCAAGTTTAACACCACCGCCAAGACCACGTCCACCTGCATGGATTTGAGCTTTAACAACCCAAACTTTTCCACCTAACTCGTGTGCAGCAGCAACAGCTTGCGCTGGTGTGTTAGCAACAATTCCTCTTGGTGTTGGTACACCATATTTAGCAAAAATTTGTTTTGCTTGATATTCATGTATATTCATTCAATCTCCTTGTTTTGAAATGTGTTTTTATTTAACTTCGTATTGTTCACGACCCATTTGATAAAGGTCGTTTCCGTATGTATCGTTTACTACTGTAACCGGAAAGTCTTTTACTGTTAATTTTCTAACAGCTTCTGGACCAAGTTCAGGATACGCAATTACTTCGGCACTTGTAATTTGTTTTCCAAGTAAAGCACCTGCTCCACCTGTTGCACCAAAGTAAATTCCTCCGTATTCCTTACAAGCATCTTTTACTTCTTGATTTCTTTTACCCTTACCAATCATACCTTTTGAGCCATGCTTAAGCATTGTCGGAGAGTATGAATCCATACGATAAGATGTAGTAGGGCCTGCACTTCCTATTGGATCACCAGGTTTAGGAGGTGTTGGTCCAACGAAGTAAATAACACTTCCTTCTAAATCAAATGGAAGTTCTTCACCTGCTTCAATTAAGTCAACAAGTTTTTTATGAGCCGCATCACGAGCCGTATATATAGTTCCGCTTAAATATACAATATCACCTGCTTTAAGGCTTCTTGTAGTTTCTTCAGTAAGTGGTGTAGTTAAATTATATGTTTTACTCATCCCTTACCCCTTATATTGTAATATGTGTGTGACGTGAAGAGTGACACTGTACATTTACTGAAACCGGCAGAGAAGCAATATGGCAAGGGTTAGATTCAATATGTACAGCTAAAGCTGTTTGTGTACCACCCATACCCATAGAACCAATTCCAAGATTATTAATCTCTTTCATCATTCTTTCTTCAAGTTCAGCCATCTCAGGATCTTCGTTTTTAGTACCAAGATCACGGAAAAGTGCGTGTTTAGAACTAATTGCAGCTTTTTCAAATGTACCACCTATTCCAACACCTACAGTGATTGGAGGACATGGGTTTGGTCCAGCATCGCTAATACACTCTTTTACAAACTCAACTACACCATCTTTACCAGCAGCAGGTGGGAATACACGAGCACGTGACACATTCTCACTACCTCCGCCTTTTGCAGCGTATTCAATCTCTATTTTATCACCTTCAACTATGTCAAAGTGGATAATTGCAGGAAGGTTATAACCAACTGTATCTTTTAAGTTTGCACGAGAAAAAGGCTCACATGTAGAAGCTCTTAAATAACCTTCAGTATAACCTTTTTCAGTACCTTCATTGATAGCATCTTTTAATAATCCGCCTACAACTTTAACATCAGCGCCAACTTTTACAAAAAATACAGCTAAACCTGTATCTTGGCATAGAGGACGAGCCTCGCTACTTGCAATATCAGCATTTTCAAGTAGCTGTTTTAAAACCTCTTTACTTACAGGGCTTTTTTCATTTTCATAAGCTGCTTTCATGGCATTTAAAGCATCTTCTGGCAAGTTAGAGGCAGAATAAACTATAATGTCTCTAACATTTTTTACGATCTCTTCGTATGCAATTTCACGCATTATTTAGTTTCCTCAAAAAATTTATGTTTATTTAGTGAATCAATTAATTCTTGAACAGAATCACAAGAATTTTTAAACATCTCTTTCTCTTTTTCATCTAGTGTTACTTCAATGATCTTCTCAGCTCCATTTGCACCAAGCATTACAGGAACACCTGAAACAACATCACTGTATCCATACTCACCTTCTAGACAAACTGCACAAGGATGAATTTGCTTAGTATCTTTTAAAATAGCTTCAACCATAATAGCTGTAGATTTAGCAGGTGCATAATATGCTGAACCTGTTTTTAAATAACCAACTATCTCTGCACCACCATGACGTGTACGATTTACAATCTCGTTTATCTCATCACTAGTTAAAACATCTGAAAGAGGTACACCAGCTACTGTTGAGTAACGAGGTAATGGAACCATGTCATCACCATGACCACCCATAACAGATGCACGAATCTGACCCCCACCGTATCCAAGTTTTTCCTGAATAAATGCTGCCATACGAGAACTATCTAAAATACCAGCCATACCAATAACGCGACTTCTATCAAAACCACTCTCTTTTAATGCAACATAAGTCATTGCATCAAGTGGATTTGAAACCATAATAATTATCGCATTTGGAGAGTATTTTGCTATTCCGCCAATAACATCTCTAGTAATGTTTGCATTTGTCATAAGTAAATCATCACGACTCATCCCAGGTAAACGAGGACTACCAGCTGTTACAACAACAACATCACAATCAGTAAGTTGAGACATGTCTTCTGCAACTGTAACAACAGTGTGACTTCTTACTGCAGCAGCAGCTTGAGACATATCAAGGGCTTTACCTTTAGCTACTTCGATTTTGTTGTCACGTAAAATAATTTCATGACAAGAACCAAGCATAGCTAACGAGTATGCAACTGTAGCACCAACATTTCCGGCACCTACTATTCCTACTCTTTTTCCTTTACTCATACATACTCCTTTAAAAATTTTGCTTCTATTATAAAACTAATAACTAGTTTCATAAAAAAAGCAAAATGAGGGATATTCCCTCATAATTGCTATGATACTATATAGAGTCTATAATAGCGTTTAATGTAGCAGATGGACGCATAGCTTTTTCAGCTTTTGCATCATCTGGGTGGAAATAACCACCGATATCTTGTGCTTTACCTTCAACAGCTAAAAGCTCAGACATAATTTGATCTTCTTTCTCAGTTAACTCTTTAGCAACAGGAGCAAATTTAGCAGCTAATTCTGCATTATCACACTCAGCTAAAGCTTTTGCCCAATATTGAGCTACGAAAAAGTGAGAAGCTTTGTTGTCTGGCTCACCACATTTTCTACCTGGAGCTTTATTGTTACCAAGGTAACCGTCATTAGCAACATCAAGTGCAGCTGTTACAGCAGCTAACTTGTCAGAGTTGTGTTTTTGAGCGATAAATCTTAAAGACTCAGCAAGTGCTAAGAACTCACCAAGTGAATCCCAACGTAAGTGACCCTCTTCTAAAAATTGGTCAACGTGTTTAGGAGCAGATCCACCAGCACCAGTTTCATATAAACCACCACCAGCAATTAATGGTACGATTGAAAGCATTTTTGCAGATGTTCCAAGCTCTAAAATTGGGTACATATCAGTTAAGTGGTCACGTAAAACGTTACCAGTTACAGCGATAGTATTTTCACCTCTACGAATACGCTCATTTGTAAAACGTGTAGCATCAGTTACATTCATGATTTGGATATCTAAACCATCAGTATCTAATTCTGCAAGGTATTTATTTACTTTTTTGATCATTTCAGCATCGTGCGCACGGTTTTCAT includes:
- a CDS encoding TetR/AcrR family transcriptional regulator; the encoded protein is MTTKEKILKSSTKLFCEFGYKATSVRKIAAEVGIKQSALYNHFKNKEEIFLDVSKNIFSTPFSLNDEDIKDSALKGKAFLTKYTMQYKLLTFDKNNENMFRLLMIELFSNKELREQFMSEFNDKNIKVLSEGFFIMMQNSLIKASDPMLMAHEFLSTLFYIRLQVTMLRFDSKATDGLSTQFEKHVDFFWENIKA
- a CDS encoding 2-oxoacid:acceptor oxidoreductase family protein; amino-acid sequence: MARTLMRFTGVGGQGVLLAGEIFAAAKIKAGGHGLKTATYTSQVRGGPTVVDITLDDEEIYYPYANDGEIDFMLSVAQVSFDLFKNGVSKGGTIVIDPNLITPTEEDRKNWNIYEIPIITIAKEEVGNVITQSVVALAIANTMMKAIEKDHLINIMLSKVPPKVHEANKKAYELGEKYALEALA
- a CDS encoding 2-oxoglutarate ferredoxin oxidoreductase subunit beta, translating into MAFNYDKYLRLEKMPTLWCWGCGDGVILKAFIRAVDKIGVSQDDVCVVSGIGCSGRFSSYVDFNTVHTTHGRTVAFATGVKLANPDKLVVCVAGDGDALAIGGNHTIHGCRRNIDMTLIVINNFIYGLTNSQTSPTTPQGMWTVSQKAGNIDPTFDASNLAIASGASFVARETMLDPKKLEKVMIKALEHKGFSFLEVLSNCHINLGRKNQMKNAMENLEWIDSITMAKKKYDALSEEEQLNLLPTGVLKEDTEAREYCDMYEDIKAAQQGKRGLITQNDFVKKI
- a CDS encoding 2-oxoglutarate synthase subunit alpha, whose amino-acid sequence is MAELREVISTGNDLAAIAAVDAGCEFFGGYPITPSSEVMHTISDLLPKNGGAAIQMEDEIAGVAAAIGAGMSGVRTMTATSGPGISLKAENLGLAQMAEVPLVVVNVMRGGPSTGLPTRVSQGDVRQAKNPSHGDYRSITLCAGTLAECYTEVVRAFNLADRFMQPVFVLTDETLGHMHGKAMLPTPEDVKAGIVPRKTFDGAPEDYRPYECGPTEAAVLNPMFKGYRYHFTGLHHDAKGFPTEEIETCRKLIQRLEDKVMAHTDELELNEEFMCDDLEENDVLIIAYGSVSLAAKEAIRHLRADGIKAGLFRPITLWPSPAERIKHFTDKVKNVLCVELNIRQYTEEVERVSQRLDIEGLYKVNGRALSPYEIVNKVKEVF
- a CDS encoding 4Fe-4S dicluster domain-containing protein, with protein sequence MAASPMVNPGDQPVWVNTDNCKACDICVSVCPSGVLGMKYESTSTLGAMISVDHPEACIGCMECELTCPDFAIYVADKKEFKEAGYSFAKLTDEAKERQAKIVANNYMSLEQGAK
- the sucD gene encoding succinate--CoA ligase subunit alpha, with amino-acid sequence MSILVNKDTKVIVQGFTGKEGTFHAEQCIAYGTNIVGGVTPNKGGQEHLGKPVFNTVSDAVKNTGATVSMIFVPPVFVADAVMEAAEAGIELAVIITEGAPVRDMQAAKAYANKHGMKTIGPNCPGIITAEECKIGIMPGMIFKKGNVGLISKSGTLTYEGANQVCKEGFGITTAVGIGGDPIIGLSYKQLLPMFEADPETEAIVMIGEIGGDLEIQAAAFIKENITKPVVAFIAGQTAPKGKRMGHAGAIVSGGAGTAAEKMAALEAAGVKVVVSPAEIGKAVAEVLKK
- the sucC gene encoding ADP-forming succinate--CoA ligase subunit beta, which gives rise to MNIHEYQAKQIFAKYGVPTPRGIVANTPAQAVAAAHELGGKVWVVKAQIHAGGRGLGGGVKLAKSISEVEQLAGEILHMQLVTHQTGPEGKEVHKVYIEEGADIKDEFYLGVVLDRAKEMPVIMASTEGGMEIEKVAEETPEKIVKVAVDPAIGFQGFHGRELAFGLGLPKEEQGKFIKFAAALYNVYMENDAEMIEINPLIKTGAGDFLALDGKMGFDDSALGRHPDIEDMRDITEEDPDEREASQYGLSYVSLDGEIGCMVNGAGLAMGTMDTINHMGGTPANFLDVGGKANAETVAKGFEIILKNQNVKAIFVNIFGGIVRCDRIANGILEATKMVDVRVPVVVRLDGTNAPEAAEILKNANISNVIAATDLADGAAKAVAAAKGE
- a CDS encoding Fe-S-containing hydro-lyase is translated as MSKTYNLTTPLTEETTRSLKAGDIVYLSGTIYTARDAAHKKLVDLIEAGEELPFDLEGSVIYFVGPTPPKPGDPIGSAGPTTSYRMDSYSPTMLKHGSKGMIGKGKRNQEVKDACKEYGGIYFGATGGAGALLGKQITSAEVIAYPELGPEAVRKLTVKDFPVTVVNDTYGNDLYQMGREQYEVK
- a CDS encoding fumarate hydratase, which produces MREIAYEEIVKNVRDIIVYSASNLPEDALNAMKAAYENEKSPVSKEVLKQLLENADIASSEARPLCQDTGLAVFFVKVGADVKVVGGLLKDAINEGTEKGYTEGYLRASTCEPFSRANLKDTVGYNLPAIIHFDIVEGDKIEIEYAAKGGGSENVSRARVFPPAAGKDGVVEFVKECISDAGPNPCPPITVGVGIGGTFEKAAISSKHALFRDLGTKNEDPEMAELEERMMKEINNLGIGSMGMGGTQTALAVHIESNPCHIASLPVSVNVQCHSSRHTHITI
- the mdh gene encoding malate dehydrogenase, which produces MSKGKRVGIVGAGNVGATVAYSLAMLGSCHEIILRDNKIEVAKGKALDMSQAAAAVRSHTVVTVAEDMSQLTDCDVVVVTAGSPRLPGMSRDDLLMTNANITRDVIGGIAKYSPNAIIIMVSNPLDAMTYVALKESGFDRSRVIGMAGILDSSRMAAFIQEKLGYGGGQIRASVMGGHGDDMVPLPRYSTVAGVPLSDVLTSDEINEIVNRTRHGGAEIVGYLKTGSAYYAPAKSTAIMVEAILKDTKQIHPCAVCLEGEYGYSDVVSGVPVMLGANGAEKIIEVTLDEKEKEMFKNSCDSVQELIDSLNKHKFFEETK